A DNA window from Parabacteroides johnsonii DSM 18315 contains the following coding sequences:
- a CDS encoding ASCH domain-containing protein, with protein sequence MKVLLSIKPEFVREIFQGRKKFEYRKNVFTKHVTQVVVYSTKPEGMIVGEFSVKKILSDTPEKLWEKTSFVSGISKEFFDQYFKGRDKGYALQIENPVLYKKPINPFDVFTSFVAPQSFKYLEEDDIEESVLSFVEL encoded by the coding sequence ATGAAAGTCTTATTGTCGATTAAACCGGAATTTGTTCGTGAAATTTTTCAAGGACGAAAAAAGTTTGAATATAGGAAAAACGTGTTTACAAAACACGTTACTCAGGTAGTCGTATATTCAACTAAGCCTGAAGGAATGATTGTTGGAGAGTTTTCTGTAAAAAAGATATTAAGTGATACTCCGGAAAAATTATGGGAAAAAACATCCTTCGTTTCCGGTATCTCTAAAGAGTTCTTTGACCAATATTTTAAAGGACGTGACAAAGGTTATGCATTACAGATAGAGAATCCTGTTTTGTATAAGAAACCAATAAATCCATTCGATGTTTTTACTTCATTTGTAGCCCCTCAATCATTCAAATATCTAGAAGAAGATGATATAGAGGAATCTGTTTTGAGTTTTGTGGAATTATGA
- a CDS encoding ATP-binding protein gives MKNDIIFIGGIHGVGKGTLCERIESELGIVHLSASEVLKWKDFNVDSSDKRVADIDATQDRLLKNLKGVVTSGKTYLLDGHFCLLNKESKIEKVPEEVFIGINPKKIIVVSETPEIIAKRLSQRDGKRYETSLLEKMQNTEIEHAQYISSLLGLEMFEIQSDSYSTLKEVINN, from the coding sequence ATGAAAAATGATATTATATTTATTGGCGGTATTCATGGTGTTGGAAAAGGTACATTATGCGAACGTATCGAATCTGAACTTGGAATTGTACATTTATCAGCTAGTGAAGTATTGAAATGGAAAGATTTTAATGTGGATTCTTCAGATAAGCGTGTAGCAGATATTGATGCTACACAAGACCGCTTATTGAAAAATTTGAAAGGAGTTGTCACTTCAGGTAAAACTTATTTGTTGGATGGACATTTTTGTTTGCTGAATAAGGAAAGTAAAATTGAGAAAGTTCCTGAAGAAGTATTTATAGGGATAAACCCAAAGAAAATAATTGTAGTAAGCGAAACGCCAGAAATTATAGCAAAACGTTTATCTCAAAGAGACGGAAAAAGATATGAAACTTCACTTCTTGAAAAAATGCAAAATACAGAAATAGAACATGCTCAATATATTTCTAGTTTATTAGGATTAGAAATGTTTGAGATTCAGTCTGATTCGTATAGTACTTTGAAGGAAGTAATAAATAATTAA
- a CDS encoding site-specific integrase has protein sequence MTLTCTNVTLRQKPLRNDRISLYLDYYPAIRNPYTMKMSRREFLGIYIYAKPKNEQQRMFNQDMLNKAEAIRCIRVQSLINEEFGFLDKNKQKVDFLAYFRTKAREKYEKWDCVYNHFEKFVGGKCTFGDVTVELCEKFRDYLLKCKQINHPNAYISRNSAAGYYSTFRALLKIAYKEKMLRENLNDFLEKIEWKEVKKEYLTLDEVKKLAATPCKIPVLKQASLFACMTGLRISDILKLDWRDFEVGPDQGYYIRICTEKTETEATLPISQEALELCGEGGTGKVFKGLTRSMTHHPLKQWIAEAGIRKHITFHCFRHSYAVIQISLGTDIYTVSKMLTHKNVTTTQIYADLVNSKKRETANKISLK, from the coding sequence ATGACACTTACATGCACCAACGTAACACTGAGACAAAAGCCATTGCGTAACGACCGCATATCCCTTTATCTGGATTATTATCCGGCCATCCGCAATCCTTACACGATGAAGATGAGTCGCCGGGAATTCCTCGGCATTTACATCTATGCTAAGCCCAAGAATGAGCAGCAAAGAATGTTCAATCAGGATATGCTGAACAAGGCAGAGGCAATCCGCTGTATCCGTGTCCAGTCGCTTATCAATGAAGAATTCGGGTTCCTGGACAAGAACAAGCAAAAGGTAGATTTCCTCGCCTACTTCCGGACAAAGGCACGGGAAAAATATGAGAAATGGGATTGTGTTTACAACCACTTTGAGAAATTTGTCGGCGGCAAATGTACCTTTGGCGATGTCACCGTGGAACTGTGCGAGAAGTTCAGGGATTACCTGCTCAAATGCAAACAGATTAATCACCCCAATGCTTATATCTCACGCAATTCGGCAGCTGGTTATTATTCGACGTTCCGTGCCTTATTGAAAATAGCCTATAAAGAGAAGATGTTGCGTGAGAACTTGAACGACTTTCTAGAAAAAATCGAATGGAAAGAGGTCAAGAAAGAGTATCTGACACTTGATGAAGTCAAGAAACTGGCAGCTACGCCATGCAAGATTCCTGTCTTAAAACAGGCATCCCTGTTTGCCTGTATGACCGGCCTCCGTATCAGTGATATTCTGAAGCTGGACTGGCGTGATTTTGAGGTCGGCCCAGATCAAGGCTACTACATCCGTATCTGCACCGAAAAGACAGAAACCGAGGCCACCCTTCCCATCAGTCAGGAGGCACTGGAGTTGTGTGGCGAAGGGGGTACTGGAAAAGTTTTCAAAGGCTTGACCCGCTCCATGACTCATCATCCCTTGAAACAATGGATTGCCGAAGCCGGAATCAGAAAACACATAACCTTCCACTGCTTTAGGCACTCGTATGCGGTCATCCAAATCTCTTTAGGCACAGACATTTACACAGTATCGAAGATGCTAACACATAAGAATGTCACCACCACTCAAATCTATGCTGATTTAGTCAATTCAAAGAAACGAGAGACGGCGAATAAGATTTCATTGAAATGA
- a CDS encoding helix-turn-helix domain-containing protein, translated as MASNIEIQKKCEWCGTIFTAHKITTAYCSHRCANLAYKDRVRKKRIQEFHLKHDAELKPNSEKEFLTPTEVAAFLGVGRTSIYRYIKNAKIKAVRFDGKTLVRRSDIDKMFDYIIASNNENKPKEKTPISDFYTTAEVKEKYGVKDSWIFHIAKEHNIPRTFHRGKTYWSKKHIDDYFAKKAPDPEIKEWYSTQDMQEKFGMTLTAIYSFVSKNAIPKKKVGIMVYYSKKHVDIAKGLIAPEEPKYYTIAEAMERFNLTRDQLYHYVKYHNIPRIKVGKYTKILRAELDKFFEPPKIE; from the coding sequence ATGGCTAGTAACATTGAAATTCAAAAGAAATGCGAGTGGTGTGGCACCATTTTTACCGCCCACAAGATCACTACCGCATACTGTTCACACAGGTGCGCAAACCTCGCATACAAAGATCGAGTTAGAAAAAAACGAATTCAAGAATTCCACTTGAAACACGATGCAGAATTAAAACCTAATTCTGAAAAAGAGTTCTTAACCCCTACTGAAGTTGCCGCATTTTTAGGTGTAGGCCGTACCTCAATTTATCGGTATATCAAAAACGCGAAAATTAAAGCGGTTAGATTTGATGGGAAAACTCTTGTACGGCGTTCGGATATTGATAAGATGTTCGACTACATTATTGCTTCCAATAATGAGAATAAGCCCAAAGAGAAAACTCCAATATCAGATTTCTACACCACAGCTGAAGTTAAGGAAAAGTATGGCGTAAAGGATTCCTGGATATTCCATATCGCTAAGGAACATAATATCCCACGAACCTTTCACCGTGGTAAAACCTATTGGAGCAAAAAGCATATTGATGACTACTTTGCAAAGAAAGCTCCCGATCCTGAGATCAAGGAATGGTACAGCACGCAAGACATGCAGGAGAAGTTCGGCATGACGCTGACGGCCATATATTCTTTTGTATCAAAGAATGCCATTCCCAAAAAGAAAGTCGGCATCATGGTGTACTACTCCAAAAAGCATGTGGACATTGCCAAAGGTCTCATAGCTCCTGAAGAGCCCAAATACTACACCATTGCCGAAGCGATGGAACGATTTAATCTGACACGAGACCAACTCTACCATTATGTGAAATACCATAATATTCCCCGTATCAAAGTCGGTAAATATACCAAGATCCTGCGGGCAGAGCTGGACAAGTTCTTTGAGCCTCCAAAGATAGAATGA